The genome window ATTGTGATGAGTTATGGCATGCGGGCGATTGGGGAGATGTTGCTACTTTTGACAAGGTTGAGCAATTTAAACCCTTAAAAACTGTCTGGGGTAATATTGATGGAACCGATTTAAGGGTAAGAATGCCCGAAATACTTATTTTTGAAGAGCAGGGATTAACAGTTTGTATGCTTCATATTGGAGGATACCCTTTAAAATATAGCCCAAAGTTTAAACAAATTGTTCAGAAACAAAAAATTGACATAATGATTTGCGGGCATTCACATATTTTGAAAGTAATACGCGATAAGGAATATAATTTACTGCATATAAACCCCGGTGCCGCTGGTAATCATGGCTTTCATAAAGTTTGCACCGCTGTAAGGTTAAAAATAGAGCGGGGCAAATTGTTTGATTTAGAAGTTTGGGAACAAGCTAAAAAATACTAAGTCACGCAACCCTTTAAGTTTTGCTATTGACATAGTTATTAATTTTATTATTTTGCTAACCTATTTACAAGTATTAGAGAATGAAAAAACTTTTTTATACAATTTCAATTTTGGCATTAAGCCTAAACACCTTTGCTCAACAAAAAGTACATGTTTGTGGTACAGATGAGCATTTACAAGCCAATTTAAAAGCCGATCCTGCTTTAGCAGCTAAAAAGGCACAGTTTGAGCAAAACTGGAAAGTAGCAGCTCAAAGCTATAACCCTAATGATTACAAAAACACAAAATCAATGGGTAAAGCAGCCGCTAAAAAATATATTATTCCTGTTGTGGTGCATGTTTTTCATTCAGGTACTTCATCAATTGAAAACATTTCCGATGCTCAAATTAAAAGTGAAATAGCTCAATTAAACAAAAGTTTCAGAAATTTAAATAGCGATACCAATAAACGCAGAGAAATTTTTAAAGACATAGCTGCTGATATGGAGGTTGAGTTTAGATTAGCTAAAAAAGATCCGAAAGGCAATTGTACCAATGGTATAGTTCGTGTTTATACACCACTTTCTGATAATGGCGATGATGTATTAAAAACAAAAAGTGTTTGGGATACCAAGCGTTATTTTAATATGTGGGTTGTAAGATCAATCAATAGAGGTAGTGGAATAGGTGTAGCGGGTTATGCTCAATTTCCTTTTGCTGCAGGTGCTTTATCAGCAGCAACTGATGGTGTAATGGTTATTTATAACGAATTTGGAAATATTGAAAAATCATTACCAGGTCAAACACCAAATGTAACTACCACTACCCATGAAGCAGGCCATTGGTTAGGTTTATACCACCCATTTCAAGATTCAGATACTTGCGATTCAGAAGGTGATGGCGTATTTGATACCCCAAAAACTTTTTTTAGACCGACCAGCTCATATCCTTTGAGAAACGAATGTGGTAACCCTACTTACAATTCATGTGGTGGTAAAGATTACAGATATATTCCAGAAGGAGGTACTACCTTTATTAGTAATGTTGACTTAACTAAATTTGGCGAAGCATTAGAATTGCCTGATATGCAAGAAAATTTTATGGATTATTTTATTGGTTCATGCGCAAGCAATATGTTTACTTTACAACAAAAAGCACGTGTTCATTTTTGCTTAGAAAATTATAGAAGCCAATTGTGGGATGAAGAAAATTTGTTAAGAATAGGTGTTAGCGATTCTTCTCCTGCTAACTTCTGTCTAACGACATCAGCAATACCAAGTATTTATTCAAATGTAAATAATATCTGTGCCGGAAATGCTGTTACATTCAGTAACAATACTTATAATGGAACAGCAACAGCCTATAACTGGACTTTTGACGGAGGTACTCCTGCTACATCAACAGCTGCAAACCCTGGTAACGTTGTTTATGCGAACCCAGGTGTATATAATGTAAAACTAAGTATTACTACTAACGGAGGAACCGTTGATACTACTTACGTTAATTATGTAAATGTAGCTAACAATGTAGCTAACAATGCAACATTAAACTTTGCTGATTGGGAATACCAAAATAACTGGCAAGAACAAGGCTGGAGTTTTGTTTCAGAAAATGGTAGATCAAAATGGGTTAGACAACCAGGTGTATCATACAATGGGGGAATAGCCAGTATGAAATTAGAAGATGATCCATTTAATCAAGTTCCTTCTAGCGGATTTGAGCAAAATTTCATTTCTCCATCATTTAATTTATCAGCAGCAACTAATCCTACTTTTAATTTTGCTTTTGCTACTGCTTTAACTACAGGTCCTGGCTCTGCTACTTCGGCAGATGAATTAAGAGTATACTCATCTACTAACTGCGGAACTACTTGGACGCAAATGACAGGAACAGGTATTCCTTCTTTGGGAACTAATATTTCAACTACGGGTACTACCAGATTGGATTACACCATTGGTTTTGTTCCAACTGATAAAAGCAAATGGCGTGAAGTAAGCTTAGTGGCTCCTAAACAAGCTAATGTGCGCTTTAAAATTACTTTACTTAGAAAAGGTGGGGCTACATTTTTCTTAGATGATGTAAGAGTAAGTGCCAGCGGATCTTTAGGTATTAAAGATTTAGCAGAAGCTATTAATTTTAATATAGCTCCAAATCCATTTAGTACTAGTACTGAATTAAGCTACGATTTAACTACAGCTAACGAAGTGAAAATTTCAGTAATTGATATTTTAGGAAGAGACTTAGGTACTGTGCAAGAGGGTAAACAACAAGCAGGTAACCATACTGCAGTACTTGATAAAAACACTTTAGGATTAACTAACGGTATTTATTTTGTAAGAGTTGAATTAGGAAACCAAAGTTTTGTAAAGAAAATTATGGTTAACTAAATAGAAAAATAAAAAACTATTTAAATAAAAAACCCTGACTATTAAAGGTTGGGGTTTTTTATTGCTTAAAAGTGAAAAAAAATTTGTGAGAAATAATCCGTAGCCTTACTTTCGCAGATGGAGAGTTGGCAGAGTGGTCGATTGCGGCAGTCTTGAAAACTGTTGTCTGTAACAGGACCTGGGGTTCGAATCCCTAACTCTCCGCCAGTTTAAAATAAAAACAACAAAAAAGCCTTTTAATCTTACGATTAAAAGGCTTTTTTGTTGAAGTCATATCTTTACAGCACGGTTCCATTTACGTTCATATTACAATTGATAGCAAAAGGGCTGAAATCTCTTTAGGAAAAGAGTGTATTCCCGAAGATTAGCAAATTTTCAATAAAAAAGCCTCCAGGTGTTGCCAAGCATGATAAAAAGGAGAGTCAGGGGCTTTTAAAAAATTATAAACTAAAAGAGGGAGGTTATTACACCTCCCTCTTTTACTAATTAAATATAAAATAAAGCTTAATCGTTCTTTAACAGTTTTTTTGTTAACACCAATTTGTTTCCATTGTATACTTTAATAAAATAAACACCCGATGTCCAGTTAGCAGAATTAACTACAAGGGTTTGGTTAGTGTTTATGTTATTAATAGTATATACTTCTTTGCCCAACACATCTTGTATTTCTATTCTATCAGCAATCTCATTATTAAACTCAATAGAGAAAGATTCGTAAGAAGGGTTAGGATAAACAGAAATCATATTTTGGCTTAACGTAAGTGCTTCTTTTTCTTTTGTACCAGTATGTGCTTGTGCCATTCTCGGAGGTGTAGGAGCACATGTCATTTGGTTGATAGGGATAATTCCTCCTGGTTCAAAATTGGAAATAAGAAAGTCATTGAAGCCTATTCCTTTACTGTGCCCATTTAACACAACAGTAGTTGGGGAAGGATTAGTAGGTGTATTAGGCATGTGTGCAGGATTGGCATAATAAGTAAATCCAGGGCCTCCCACATAAGCATGATCCCAGATCAGATCCCAGTTTAAGATATTGTTGAAAACGTTGCCTGGATCAATATAGGCAGGAGGAGTTGGGACAGTTAAAGGCTGATAGATCTGATCCACCAAACGTCCTGATCCCAGGATACCATAATTTCCACCTTCTATATAATTACATTTTATCCATACACCTATCCAGTAAGTAGAAGGATAATTATTTTCACCCAGCGTTGCTATATAAGGGTCTTTATCGTAGCTCACCACCACTCCGCTGCGCAATGGGTAAATGATATTATACCGGATTTCATTTCTTTTGCCATAAGTACTAACACCTCCCGTATCAAACCCAATATATTCATTATCGAAAAATTCAATACCATTGGTATATCCTGAAACATAGTTATCGCTGATATCAGAGTATGTAGCATTTTTAACAGAAATGCCGGCAATATTAGCAGGATTGCCGTTTTGCAGGGTACAGTTTTG of Bacteroidota bacterium contains these proteins:
- a CDS encoding metallophosphoesterase family protein is translated as MKQIGIFSDTHGFFNPNLYKFFEHCDELWHAGDWGDVATFDKVEQFKPLKTVWGNIDGTDLRVRMPEILIFEEQGLTVCMLHIGGYPLKYSPKFKQIVQKQKIDIMICGHSHILKVIRDKEYNLLHINPGAAGNHGFHKVCTAVRLKIERGKLFDLEVWEQAKKY
- a CDS encoding zinc-dependent metalloprotease, yielding MKKLFYTISILALSLNTFAQQKVHVCGTDEHLQANLKADPALAAKKAQFEQNWKVAAQSYNPNDYKNTKSMGKAAAKKYIIPVVVHVFHSGTSSIENISDAQIKSEIAQLNKSFRNLNSDTNKRREIFKDIAADMEVEFRLAKKDPKGNCTNGIVRVYTPLSDNGDDVLKTKSVWDTKRYFNMWVVRSINRGSGIGVAGYAQFPFAAGALSAATDGVMVIYNEFGNIEKSLPGQTPNVTTTTHEAGHWLGLYHPFQDSDTCDSEGDGVFDTPKTFFRPTSSYPLRNECGNPTYNSCGGKDYRYIPEGGTTFISNVDLTKFGEALELPDMQENFMDYFIGSCASNMFTLQQKARVHFCLENYRSQLWDEENLLRIGVSDSSPANFCLTTSAIPSIYSNVNNICAGNAVTFSNNTYNGTATAYNWTFDGGTPATSTAANPGNVVYANPGVYNVKLSITTNGGTVDTTYVNYVNVANNVANNATLNFADWEYQNNWQEQGWSFVSENGRSKWVRQPGVSYNGGIASMKLEDDPFNQVPSSGFEQNFISPSFNLSAATNPTFNFAFATALTTGPGSATSADELRVYSSTNCGTTWTQMTGTGIPSLGTNISTTGTTRLDYTIGFVPTDKSKWREVSLVAPKQANVRFKITLLRKGGATFFLDDVRVSASGSLGIKDLAEAINFNIAPNPFSTSTELSYDLTTANEVKISVIDILGRDLGTVQEGKQQAGNHTAVLDKNTLGLTNGIYFVRVELGNQSFVKKIMVN